One Falco peregrinus isolate bFalPer1 chromosome 6, bFalPer1.pri, whole genome shotgun sequence DNA segment encodes these proteins:
- the FAM180A gene encoding protein FAM180A isoform X1: protein MLWKTLLLLLFYYSAHATVTHRWSRAMLFPAAQRFKRSSAGFLNPVLQNSLEDVVLLYEFLLAELDIDKGQRISIKDEELASLRKAAEFDTICNEIIPKSITEIRRLSSRLSSYPRVLKKEDFERTVLTMVYTAYRAAQSQGHQKDAWAESFVNLYKALKHDLMFPYNKEPS from the exons atgCTTTGGAagactttgctgctgctgctgttctatTACAGTGCTCATGCCACTGTGACCCACAGATGGAGCAGAG ctatgcttttcccagctgctcagcGATTCAAGAGGTCTTCAGCTGGCTTCCTTAACCCAGTGCTACAAAACTCGCTGGAAGATGTGGTCCTGCTTTATGAG TTTCTTTTAGCTGAGCTTGACATTGACAAAGGTCAGAGGATCTCCATCAAAGATGAGGAGCTTGCTTCACTGAGGAAGGCTGCTGAGTTTGACACCATCTGCAATGAGATTATTCCCAAGAGCATCACAGAGATCCGCAGGCTGAGTAGCAGGCTGTCTTCCTACCCAAGGGTCCTCAAGAAAGAAGACTTTGAAAGGACAGTGCTGACCATGGTCTATACAGCCTACAGGGCTGCTCAGTCCCAGGGGCACCAGAAAGACGCTTGGGCTGAATCCTTTGTCAATCTTTACAAAGCGCTGAAGCACGACTTGATGTTCCCATACAACAAAGAGCCATCATAG
- the FAM180A gene encoding protein FAM180A isoform X2: protein MPCTAMLFPAAQRFKRSSAGFLNPVLQNSLEDVVLLYEFLLAELDIDKGQRISIKDEELASLRKAAEFDTICNEIIPKSITEIRRLSSRLSSYPRVLKKEDFERTVLTMVYTAYRAAQSQGHQKDAWAESFVNLYKALKHDLMFPYNKEPS, encoded by the exons ctatgcttttcccagctgctcagcGATTCAAGAGGTCTTCAGCTGGCTTCCTTAACCCAGTGCTACAAAACTCGCTGGAAGATGTGGTCCTGCTTTATGAG TTTCTTTTAGCTGAGCTTGACATTGACAAAGGTCAGAGGATCTCCATCAAAGATGAGGAGCTTGCTTCACTGAGGAAGGCTGCTGAGTTTGACACCATCTGCAATGAGATTATTCCCAAGAGCATCACAGAGATCCGCAGGCTGAGTAGCAGGCTGTCTTCCTACCCAAGGGTCCTCAAGAAAGAAGACTTTGAAAGGACAGTGCTGACCATGGTCTATACAGCCTACAGGGCTGCTCAGTCCCAGGGGCACCAGAAAGACGCTTGGGCTGAATCCTTTGTCAATCTTTACAAAGCGCTGAAGCACGACTTGATGTTCCCATACAACAAAGAGCCATCATAG